The Pleuronectes platessa chromosome 11, fPlePla1.1, whole genome shotgun sequence DNA segment TGACCTGCATGGTGAAGGCCCAATGCAAACAAAACACCACCCAAATATGCTAATATCTTTTTCTAATAGGCCTTCAGAGCGAAAACAAGTCCTTTTTCCGATTTTCGTTTTTTCGTTTCAAAAGCACTGGACAACACAACAAGGATAAGCACAAATTACAAATCAGACATTAACTATCAGCTGGGCACGTGAGTGGGCACTCACAACCTCTCAAGTAATATTTTTAAtgagcttccaaatatggttacattaaaggggacatattatgcccattttaccacagttgatagtgttccttggggtcttaatcaatcaatcaatcaatcaaattttatttgtatagcccgtattcacaaattacaattcatctcatagggctttaacagggtgtgacatcctctgtccttaaccctcagcaagagtaaggaaaaactacttaaaacccttttaacagggtaaaaatacgtagaaacctcagagagagccacatgtgagggatccctctcccaggacggacagaagtgcaatagatgccacgtgcaggaaaacatcatcaagattaaaatcttcaagattaaagattaaagtctctagcagcatttgggttagggttggggtccatggtcagcagtccatggtcagcaaccatccagaccagacgccactccagtcctcagtcaccgtccaccgccgcccaccaggacccatcacgagccactaccgcggtcctggtccaccgcccgtgcccaatgccaacgcgacacagggtccgccaccagcaccacgatcagcccacattagggatgggcgttcgattaaattgtcttcgtcgatcgtcgggagagttaatgatgaattttcgattaatcattcatattttcaagttcaaaaattccctatttataagctacattaaaatgcagtgggaaAAAaggcgtgtttcctcattgagatctttattacaagatgaacaaaatatgcgctaccctcgttttttttccctccaaaataaaataataataatataaaaaaacataatgttaaacaacaaatatataatacttaggtctgacaggttttgccaaatgtaactcaaaactatcaaacaaggtaccgagtcgagaaagcttcataaaaataaccagtaactcagatacaacttcagcaccagcctacggatttgtgttgagaaagatgagcatgataacatgctctggggtcagacgcgaacgcagcctggtgaccgtcagtccagccgccgtaAAActcgctctgaggggactgacgtcgccgtgatacacaggtagctccgtgctaacttggctagcctggccgcggctcgtttcagacaacgcaggctcctcgtctcccccagcctctgggatagcttcgcagtgttggcagtgaaccaagtcattttttaactcaaaatggtcccatgcaacacttcgccgtgacctcttcatgtttactttggaaatggaactacacggtaactcgcagccagtcgcaggtaactgagtaggactgtggcgtttttttcaaacactgccccccgtggtcaaatgtgtaattagcgaattcctcgatgaaaaaattatttcatcgaggaaattcttaatgatcaattaatcgatcgtcgattaattatgcccatccctagcccacataactcagaatccgccacactggatccaacactgcgacccccggtgcgcgatccacaaaccacaatccatggtgcggccacagaggccctggatcaatgggtgataaagcaaagggattccggggaagggggatagggatggagaagaggaaggagaagctggaaagagaagcttcgtgtgtcatgtgtcataaaataaaaaaagttacgttcttccgcactaattagctctaactataagctttatcaaaaaggaaggttttgagcctactcttaaatgaaaagatggtatctgcctcccgaactgaaagtggtagatgattccacagccgaggggcttgatggctgaaagctctggctcctactctacttttagagactttagggacgacaagtaggcttgaattctgggagcggagtgctctagtgggtttataaggtactaacagctctttgaggtaaaaaggcgctatattattaagggccttgaaggtgaggagaagaatttttaattctattctagatttaactgaaagccagtgtagtgatgctaatactggagaaatgtgctatcttctctttgttctcgtcaggacacgtgctgcggcattttggacaagctgtagagtctttaacgacttactgctggagcctgataataaggaattacaatagtccagtctcgatgtaacaaaggcgtggactagtttttctgcatctttttgtgaaaggacatgtctaatttttttaatattacgcaagtggaaaaaagcggtcctacaaatttgttttaagtgactattaaaggataaatcaggatcgaagatcactcccaagttcctgactgtttcattggaagcaagggcaatgtcgtctagcgcagctatatcattagataatgtatctctaaggtgtttggggccaagtattataacctctgttttgtctgagtttaataagagaaaattgcgggtcatccaggtttttatgtccttgagacatgttcgaagtttagttaattgattactttgttcaggttttattgacaaatataactgggtgtcatccgcatagcagtggaaatatatcgagtgtgtcctgataatgtttcctagtggaagcataaataatgagaataaaattgggccgagcacagagccctgtggaacaccatggttaactttggtgcgcacagatgactcatcattaatttgcacgaattgggagcgatcagaaaaatacgatttaaaccagttaagggcggttccattaatgttaattaactgtttgagtctttgtaataaaatttgatggtcaattgtgtcgaatgctgcactgagatctaacagaacgaggacagacacaagtccctgatctgaggctattaaaaggtcattagtgacttttgccaaggctgtctctgtactatgattggctctaaaccccgactgaaagtcttcatatatattattttcctggtgaaactcacacagctgattggctacaactttttctaaggttttagacatgaaggggagattagatattggcctgtaattggctaaaacctctgggtctagagtgggttttttgagtaggggtttgatgacagctattttaaaagactgtggtacataacctgatgatcaatcaatcaatcaatcaaatttgatttgtatagcccatattcacaaattacaattcatctcatagagctttaacagggtgtgacatcctctgtccttaaccctcagcaagagtaaggaaaaactactaaaaacccttttaacagggtaaaaatacgtagaaacctcagagagagccacatgtgagggatccctctcccaggacggacagaagtgcaatagatgccacgtgtaggagaacatcatcaataatcaaagtctctaacagcatttgatgagggtagacatcccgaaggacaaccccaacatgatatgccaagcagtcccgctgcaatcacagtccatggtcatcaaccatccagaccacgatccaccatccagaccagacgccactccagtcctcagtcaccgtccaccgccgcccaccaggacccatcacgagccaccaccgcggtcctggtccaccgcccgtgcccaatgccaacacgacacagggtccgccaccagcaccacgatcagccaacatgactcagaatccgccacactggatccaacaccgcgatccacaaaccgcaatccatggtgtagccacagaggccctggatctgcgggtgatgaatcaaagggattccgggggaagggggatagggatggagaagaggaaggagaagctggaaagagaagctctgtgtgtcatgtgtaataaaatagaacaagtaacgttctggcgcactaattagctctaactataagctttatcaaaaaggaaggttttgagcctactcttaaacgaaaagatggtgtctgcctcccgaactgaaagtgatagattattccacagccgaggggcttgatggctaaaagctctggctcctactctacttttagagactttagggacgacaagtaggcttgaattctgggagcggagtgctctagtgggtttataaggtactaacagctctttaaggtaaaaaggcgctatattattaagggccttgaaggtgaggaatagaattttaaattctattctagatattaactggaagccagtgtagcgacgctaatactggagaaatgtgctctcttctctttgttctcgtcaggacacgttctgcggcattttggacaagctgtagagtctttaacgacttactgctggagcctgataataatgaattacaatagtccagtctcgatgtaacaaaggcgtggactagtttttctgcatctttttgtgaaaggacatgtctgatttttgaaatattacgcaagtggaaaaaagcggtcctagaaatttgttttaagtgagaattaaaggataaatcaggatcaaagatcactcccaagttcctgactgtttcattggaagcaagggcaatgtcgtctagcgccattgggaaaaaattttggcccgaccgggccaatcagattgtcagggcgggctttatacgatgattgacagatgatcaacggtgacgtaatcaaccacgtcatcaaagtacgcttgggttgaattcgttttcaacaaacatcaacaaacatgcctgccgctggagagctgagctCGGTAGATGCTGCGATTGACTCTGTTTTAGAAGAAATCGACAGCGCATTAATTTTGAAAGATGAACAGAGAAACGCTATCAAGGCATTTGTTAATCGCAAAGATGTGTTTGCcgtccttcctacgggattcgggaaaagtttaatttatcagctggccccgatggttgcgaagaagatgggacacaaTGACAACCCAGTGGTCATTGTGGTTTCTCCTTTGGTCGCACTCATGGAGGACCAAGTGAAAGAGGCGACCGAAATGGGCATCACGGCGATGCAACTCGGCGTGCACGACGAGGTGGACATTACGAGCGGTCGTTGCCAGCTCCTTTTCGGAAGCCCGGAATCCTGGCTGCTGAACAAGAAGTGGAGGGACATGCTAGGCTCCGATGTTTTTCAAGCCAACGTAATGGGTATCGTCGTGGATGAAGTTCATCTTACTTACAAATGGTAAGAGAAAGTCTTCACTGTCTgacttagtaaataactcacgaTGTCGTGATATGAATCAAATGTTGTAAACATAGTATCATAGGTGTCGATGTAAGTTCGCTAACTCAGACTTAGTACAATCATAACGTTAGTCTCATTGTAGCGAAATAACTGAACAAATAACAGTTCAAACATTCATAACAATCTActcttgtatttctttcaggGGTCAGGCTGCAAAAGGGCAGACACCATTTCGCGAGAGCTTCGCCGAGGTTGGGAGAACTTAGATCCCTAGTTAAAGCTGGTAAGTTTGTACAAAACAATAGACTTTTTGCATGTTCAGTCTTCGATGTTTTTTACACTTAGTGTAATTCACCACCTTACTTGAAATCGGTTGCATAGTTACAGGAACGTAGTCCACTTCTAAACAGTTCTACAAACCACTCCCCCCCAAAACCGTTTTTTAACCATTTGCATTCGCACTGGCCAAGTGGCCATAGAAAGTGGTTGCCCATTCAGTTGCAAATTGACCATTCATTGGGGTGTTGCTTTGTATGTACCCACACACCATACCCGTACTGGTAGTCACTGTACCCCTTATAAGTGATGTATTCTTTTGAGATGTCAGTACGGTCATCAAAAAGGaatacatttcactttttacatcttttatatctttttattaagatatgtttatgtctaactaaatgttactttgtataaatattggaaaaagtgagtaaataagaagtaaataaaacttatgtgtgttgtatttattgtgtttaatgtttctATGTTTGCACCAATAACTagagcaaattcctggtaggtgtgaacctacttggcaataaatatcttttgattCTGATAAATGATACTAATGATCATTTCTTATTTTACTGTTACTTATTGGTTGCTTATTGTACTGCCATTTTTTCCAGGTACACCTGTGCTGGCATTGACTGCTTCTGCTGATCGGCAATCCAGAGCCAGGGTTatgaagcagctgcagatgGACAATCCAACCATTTTTGCTCTGAGCCCAAACAGAACAAACATCAGACTGTGTCTGATTAAAGTACCTGCCCATACACTGGACTGCCTAGACTGGATTGTGAGGGATGTTAAAGAAAAAGGCATCTCCATATTGCCAGTAATTATCTACTGCAAAACTGTGAAGGCAGTTGGCAGAGTGTTCTGCCATTTGAAGGGGGAACTCAGTGAAGATTCCTGGGTTGACCTCAGAATAAGAACAGAGTGCTGTCATCTCTGAGTGGACAGGGTAGCTGCAGAGTTGTCGTGGCAACAACAGCTCTTGGGATGGGCTTACATTTTCCCAACGttacacacattgtgatgtatGGGTTACCAGATGATGTGGAAGCAATGGTTCAGCAGGTCGGGAGGGCAGGCAGAGGTGGGTTGCAGGCACATGCGATTGTTTATGCTGTCAAACAGCCTACAAAGCTTGACCCAGCAGTTAAGACAGTACTTGAGACTGGAGTCTCTAGTTGTCTGCGGAGAGCTTTGTACTGCAATTTCGAGGAACACATCACATCTGTAGATCCAGGACATCTGTGCTGCACCCACTGCCATTCTGTTTGTTCTTGTGAACCTGAAGGTTGTGGGGAGCCAATCCCCAAATATGAACACTTTCAAGGGGAGGTTTCATCACCTGACAAACACAGAATGgtcacacctgaggacaaactTTTGATCGGGGAACTGTTACAGACCTACAGGAGCAGTTTACTTCGGGACCATACAAACATACGACTTTACACAGTCGACACAGCCTGCACTGGTTTTGGAGATGAACTCATTGATGCGGTTTTAGCACAATGTACACAGATATTTGACCTGAACTTCATTATCCATAATCTCCCTATATTCAAACTGGAACATGCAAAAGAAATACTAAGAATTATGCATGAGGTTTTTGATGACATCGAACAGAGTCAAActaatttgtttgatgacagtgTTGTTCAGGATGACCGTGTTCAGGTTGACATATTCTACACTGGTTActttgatgaagaggatgagaatGATGTGATACAATCATCACAAAGTAGCTTGGAATCAGGCTTGTCAATGTTGATTATCTCAGACTAGCttcaaattcagcctcaaaCTTCTAGCTTCAGGGTCCTGTTGTTGTGCAAAAGctttttttatctctgttaTATTAATACTTTTGAATAAAATTTACATTGTTTATACTTTTCTACTGGTtggttttttttgcattttaaaagataaacaatGAGACATATGTCAATAAAGATTTTTAATATCTCCACATAAATAGGTAATgtttaaacatatattttggACATATAACCAATAAGAAAACACACTAAAATAATGGTTTCAAGAATGTGGACACTAAAAGACacttatattaaaaaataaatcaagaatTATTTACAATGTCACTTATGAAAAAAGTATTTACAAATGTAATGCCATCAACATCACCATTCCACATAACTATTTAAATAGGGACATTTCTCCAGTCTTTCACTTTGGACTTCATCCATTGCCATAATTCCCTGTAATTCAGCTTTACCAATAAGTTTTTCTTGAAATTTGGGAATGCTTGAAACTGTCTGCCTGGGTGATTTTCGAAAAGTCAAGTCCCTGAAAACGTTGACCAGGGTTAAAATGTCCTCCTGTTCTCGAGCTACATGGTGAATGCCAGTCGGCCTTGTCCGCTCCAGCTCTATGTCTGTTTTGTCCATCAGCTCTTTGAGGATGCCAATGGTCTTACTGATTCTGGCTGCTGACATTTCTGACAGGTTTGGTCCCAAGCCACTCATAAATGATTTCAGAAAATTGTTCAGGTGTTCCAGATGGAGGTCAAGAGGAATATTTTCCCCCTTTCCCCCTCTACCATTCCAAAACCTGTTCCATATCAAACTGTGTGCCATGCGTGGGGACAGTGTGACGTTAACCTGCAGTGTTAGTAGGAAGGTGCTATAGGCATAATGGCCATGTCCATACGCTTTATAGAAAAGCAGGGCAACTTTATAAAGTCTCATTAGCCTCTCACCATCCCCTTCTCTTACTGCGTCCTGCATGTTTAGCAGGAAGAAGCCAAAGCCAAGTCTAGcttctgtgtgttgtttttggtgATCTTGGTCTGCTGGACTTGCATGTTCTGGAGAAGAGTCTAATGGAGCCACAAgattgtgtttctttctctcatgtGTTTCCCTTGCCTTGACGTACATATACACATTGCCACACCCGTCCGCACGACACGGAAACTGCTGCCTCTGCCTTTGCTGTGTCGAAGGCTGCCTTTGACTTGCAGCTTCTGTGACGCCTGTCATCATGACAAAGGTGTCCACAACCTGTCCAACACACTCAtgcagccagctcctcttcagtTCTGGCAATCCGTAGTTGACATCCACTGGGACAAACCCATCTGGATTTTCTGTTAG contains these protein-coding regions:
- the LOC128450848 gene encoding uncharacterized protein LOC128450848; this translates as MRAHHQSTLHSNKSIHWIHHIAVQDRITTYHLSNDKPDRDILQYYLCNSLPGLETQDYMRREFIVLGSRTLTQYLAVFKPFKKLVVHHMPHQYTEDMAKCSTDYPLGLLFKDENKTSDLVDTLRHLQKEYVPKGPDGVSTVLVGGDRLTEGNCRNIQWAFSDGATKEDRLEGLIFKFEDWHAIRNLFEIYHRIFYDGASSKDHGTLLANMTKLRCSNAKQGPHAAYNAYKEFVHKDTTALFLAAAMEHFGLEDVTENPDGFVPVDVNYGLPELKRSWLHECVGQVVDTFVMMTGVTEAASQRQPSTQQRQRQQFPCRADGCGNVYMYVKARETHERKKHNLVAPLDSSPEHASPADQDHQKQHTEARLGFGFFLLNMQDAVREGDGERLMRLYKVALLFYKAYGHGHYAYSTFLLTLQVNVTLSPRMAHSLIWNRFWNGRGGKGENIPLDLHLEHLNNFLKSFMSGLGPNLSEMSAARISKTIGILKELMDKTDIELERTRPTGIHHVAREQEDILTLVNVFRDLTFRKSPRQTVSSIPKFQEKLIGKAELQGIMAMDEVQSERLEKCPYLNSYVEW